Within the Medicago truncatula cultivar Jemalong A17 chromosome 4, MtrunA17r5.0-ANR, whole genome shotgun sequence genome, the region CATTTCATCTTTGATTACTGAAATACATAGATACATACACATTTATACAACAGACATATATTCAATTAGCgcttaatttatcttttttgatCCAAAATAACTCTAAAGTCTAACTTCTCAAGCCATGTCTCATAGATCAAAGCACACGGATACGTTCAGCTAAAATTATAGGCAAAACTTTAACCAGCTATACAATTAGAGCTCAATTTACAtaattgtatccaaacatataccactacattcaactcacttttaaataaaatcaattcattcaaaatcagtTTTAGTCATAACAGAATCAAACACACGGATACGTTCATCTAAAATCGGGTTGAACGATAAATTTGAGTGCAAAAATCAATCCTAGAATCAAAAGCTCCAATTTTTAGCTTCAagctagaatcaattttggaggAAAAATCAATTCTGCTCTAGAACATTCAAacatgttaaattcatttcagcacctctagaatcaattttggctccataattgattctaacttgaagctaaacattgtagcttttgattctataattgttttttacacTCAAATCACTTCACCTTCAACTCAACTCACTTTCACATTAATGCATCCAAAAATAAATCACTTCACCTTCAACTCAATTTTCgtcagaatcaattttacaaaatcaatttttgtcaccGCATACTAAAAATTGGtattgattgaattgattctGAGTAAAAGTGAGTTAGAACACCAAAAATCTGTCCTAGAATCAAAAGCTCCAATTTTTAGCTgcaagttagaatcaattctactcgaGAACATCAAAGCATGTTAAAATGATTCTAACATGCAGCTAAAAATTGGAGCTTTTGATTTTAGAATTGACTTTAACACTCAAATTTATCTTTAAACTCGCATTCAACCATAAATTGTTTACACAAtcaaatccctcaaaaaaaaaaattatcaccacagaatcaaacacacacttaatTGAAACAATACAACAATTTCACAAGCCCAGTTAGATATAtactcaaaagaaaaaggacaTAAGGAGAGAGGGTAAAATTAACTCTACTGGAGAGCATTCAGACGTGTTAAATTCTAATTTGATTCTATAATTGATTTCAACACTCCAATTTAtggttcaactcacttttacatcaTTACATCCGAACATAGATCACTTTACCATTAAGTCGCTTTTAaccagaatcaattctacataatcaaatcactcaaattaaaaaaataaattatcaccccagaaccaaacacacactaaattGATAGGATATTAGTGTGTGTTTATCCTTACACTAATGCATCGAAACATAAATCGCTTTACCTTCAACTCATTTTTAGTCAGAActcagaatcaattttacataatcaaaacacataaaaatcaatttttttttatcaccatataaccaaacacaaactaaattaataaaatactaCAATTTCATTCAGAAATaaaccaaattaaataaaaaatttgagaaaGAGGAAAAAGCATTACTTGTTGGATGATTCTACGTTTATTATGACCAGCAGCAAGATCATCAAGATTAACAATCTTCTTAATATTGGTTTGCATATCCCTAACAAGCTTGAATTGAACATCGGATTGAAGAAGAGCGCGAGTGATTTCATTGAGACATTCGTTCAAAACTTTTTCATCAATGATTGTTGCATTGCTCATCTGCTTTAGAGCACGCGTAATGCTCCCTCCTAAATCTGCGAGCACCATCTTGATCAAGATTTCTGAGATGAAGGATTTGGGGATTTAGGGTTTGATGGAAGTTTTTCTGAGGAAGATCGGAAAAAGAGTTTCTTCCACGCGAATTGAAGAAGCTGCGTCGTTATTGAGTAATATAATATCCTTCGTtttaatatataagatttttttctttttttaaagaagattttattttatttatttctagtaaaaaaaattatttacttaaccaaaaaaaaaaaaaaaaaatttgttaaactcTTCCCAAAGTCCTTGTATCTTAGTAAAGTAATCAAGAATATATTTAGACCCTTGCTTGAGATTATTAATCTTAGAACGCAGATTAGCAACATGAATACAATCAATTTTTGAGGACCTTTCCTTAAGGACTTGTCATACTTAAtggaattttccaaaaattcaATTGTTTGGGAATTTGGAGGAGAAACAAAATCGAGAAGTTAAGAATGAACTAAATGATTACATAGTTTCCACGCACCTCTATTCAAATCAAGAAGATCTTAAATTTGAATGGAACCATAAATGAAAACGAACGTGTTCTTGGAACCAAGAGCTCACTGTATTGATCTTGACCAAGAAAGATAATTGAAACCGTTATATTGAGGTGCAATTACAGCAGAGATGGGCCTTCATTAGGATGCACATAGTATACATAATCAACATTAACATTTGAAGGTCGAATTGCAACAAGATTCACTCGTGGTGGGATGATGAATGTAacgaaaatgtaaaaaaatgcaCAAGGATCGAAAGATAACACAAGAAAATTGCAACATTTAGAAGGAATGTTGCAGAAAATGtggaaacaaaaaatcaaagaaagttGATGAGAAGCAATGAGAATGTTGATGAAATCATCAGAGATTCAAAGAGAATCATTAATTTTGTGACTAATACCATATTATGAATAGAGAATTTGAGAGAGAAATAACACAAAGAGATGACCGGGTGTACGTGGGCCGGTTTGGgttgggtttggccaaacccaaaATCCATACCACATAGAGTACTTCGGTCCAGATGAGGTAAAATGTATACTCGTTACATTCAACTCGATTTTAGTTAGAATAAATTTTACACAATCAAAACACTcgaaaatcaattatattatcACCGCATAACCAAACACGCAATTAATTGATACAATACTAAAATTTCATTGataaaccaaataaaatattgttgaaagaTGAAAAAGCGTTACTTGTTGGATGATTCTACGTTTATTATGACCAGCAACAAGATCATCAAGATTAACAATCTTCTTAATATTGGTTTGCATATCTCTAACAAGCTTGAATTGAACATCGGATTTGTTGAGGATGACTCTCAATTTGGTGTTTTGGAAAACttggaatcgtgacacgatttttgaagcgtgtcacgattttgcaaTGTCGAGAGCTGTTTTGCAGAGTgcccaatcgtgacacgattttggggaaacgtgacacgattttcggtTTGCTAGGcaagttttcaggataaggttggtcgtacgcACCAAACGCGTCACgatttgggaaatcgtgacaaaaTTTTGTCTGAATCTGAACACAATATAAGCATTCTTTGACCCATTTGTTGGGTAAGCTTGGTGAATCTCATGGAAAGCAAATGAGGgaacttttagggttttagatactaaagattgagggtctttgggtgaggttcaaagcttcaagatgtgaatcttggagaaccaaaCGAGGGGACTCTTGGGAAAAGGGTTGGTGCCTTTTGGGGAAGATTCATGGGGTTGGGAAACACATGAGTGGAGAGTCAAAGGCTATGGGTTGGTTCTCAGCGAGTCTtgtgaaaccaaaagagaagatccttagtgaaatcaaaggctatgggttggttctcttttgggggttagattctagagttgggaaataattgtaaacaccttgggagagtgaaaatcatgagtgtcttgttcattgttgagattgggaaaatgggtagaaattagggtttttctttgtgagcttgttgaagctaatttcttgtaacccattttgtatctctttgtaagaactcattgatagtggattggagagattaatctctcctccagagtaggtcatggttggaccgaactgggtgaacaatctcTTGGTGTTGTTGTCTATTTTTctctactctctttatcttgtttatcaTTTGGTTAGATTGTGGTTTTGCTATGCACTTGTtttctagattagatctagattgttgttattgtttgtgGTTATTTACATTTGGTTATTGGTTGCCATTgatacttgctccacacatcatagtttgtattggtgtgaaaTTTGAGTCCGGAATTAACAACAGGATTGAAGAAGAGCGCGAGTGATTTCATTAAGGCATTCGTTCAATACTTCTTCATCGATGATTGTTGCATTTCTCATTTGCTTTAGAGCATTTGTAATGCTCCATCCTAAATATGCGAGCACCATCTTGAAGAAAGAAGATTTTTGAGATGAAAAATTTGGAGATTTGGGGATCGATGAAAGTTTTTGTGATGAAGATCAGAAAAAGGAGTTTCTTCGACGCAAATGGAAAAATTTGCGTCGTTATTGAGTAACATAATATCTTTCGTTTTTATGtataagataaaatattatttaaggcCTAATTACAGTTTTAGCCCCCTAAATATCACGAACCTGCGATTTTGGCccttataaaaaacaataacaaattagCCCCTTAAGTTTACCCCCTTTAGCACTTTTGGCCCAAATTTGACCTAGTCAACgcacacgtggcacctcacttaagtgAGTGGGATGCCACATGgataattttttaactaaaaaaaaaaaaaaaagccaaatgtgtattaatttgattaaaaaagaaaaaaatgaaaatggaagaaaCGGTGAAAGAATTAAACGAAAAAACATCTTGCATTTCTCTTCTCCTTACACAAACAGATTGTGAAATATGATTCCTTTCAAATTCCAATCTTTCATAATACAAATTGTTACTGTTGTGTTAATTCATCCTAAAACTATGTGAACGTTGAGAGAGAATAGGTGCAAAttagaaatcaaatttaatcgcactttttattacttttatgcaatcaaatctATTGCCTAGGGCCACCCCCaatttaatatatcctttaAATTAACGAAATTGTTGAGTAGAATTCAACAACGGTTCTCGTGGatatgaattttattattactttgataGTTTATTTACACTTGCTGAATATCTATCATTATCGTTTTCTTCTTGAACCATCATAGAGTAAACTTTGTTAATGGATGGTAAAGGATCAATAAGCAAAACTTGAAATTTAACGATCAataagcaaaatatattaaatatatgtttattctCATTGATTGATATTGGTGAATGAACAACATTTCTAACTAATTTTTCTATAATTCCagaaatatacatgatattACAGATGTTACAGTTAACAATTAACTAAACATACATAAAACTTCATATCTTTACTTGGTGGTTCCTGTAATATCCGTCAAGTAGGAAAGATGGAAAACTTTCTCAAAAGCATGACTTTCTATATGGTGGGTAACCTTCACCATTAGATGAAGCAACAAACATTCCGTAACTGTTTCAGAGATTTTCGTATCGTTTCTCAATTGTGGCGCGTGTTTGGTGTTCCCTTCGTCTTCTTTGATCATTAAATAAATCAAGTGAGGCTTGTAGTTTTaataaactttttcttttttgaaggattgtAGTTTTAATAAACTTATGCGGCgtatgttctttttttctttttcttgacaAAGGCTTATGTTCTTTTTAAATGGGGTTCCAtcgttattaaaaaaaaaattagaaattaattaGATAGTGCAACTTAAGACCACTTACAATGGTTTGTTTAATGGCACATTCAACATCAATTTTCCCTCCAATGGTGTGTTGAAAGGCTGTTGAATgagggaagagaagagagagaaggtgaACCAATTCAACACAATTGAACCATGCCGGGCAGGACACGTGGCAGCGCGAAATTGGCTGAAAACTGGCGCGTGGAACACACGCGCCGACAGGGCGCGTGAGAGGTCAGACGGTCGGAGAGAGAAACGCATTTTGGAAAGATAAGGACACGTGTCGCGTTTTAATTGGTTGTCCGGATTCttatcattttcataatttaaccttaattatttcgttataaattaatttaaaaaaaaaaaaattataccaaaattcatgatttttttttctctataaatagagacttggttcatttgatttggacacagaaaaaaaaaccaaatttttcactatcttcttcttattattatctttctattagcaaactaattgaagttttaatcttatttttagtgaaatggatcccaataataaccatttcaacaaccaaaattattctaattacCCATTTAACTacgaaaatcccaacaattatccaaatccaaatcaatttttcaaccaaCGTCCTCAAAACATACCTAATTTTGGTTTTCCACCAAATTTCAACCAATCATCCTCTGTTCCAAACTTTCATCCATATTATGGATCTATGATGAAAtatccatctcaaacaccccCGTTTAATGGTTCTATGCCAATGGAGAATGATAATTTTCACAATGTTGGTGCAACTCAATATCCtgaattttcaacacaaataactcCTAGTGGCATGGCAATTGCTGATGAAGTCACTCCAGAAGATTCAACTCCTAAGAGCAAGAGAAGTAAGGAACCAGCATGGAACACTCAACAAAATTTGGTTCTAATTAGTGCATGGATTAAATATGGAACAAGCAGTGTTGTCGGGAGAAACCAGAGAGGAGAAACATATTGGGGTAAAATTGCTGAGTATTGTAATGAGTATTGCTCATTCGATTCTCCCCGCGATCTAGTTGCCTGCCGAAaccgttttaattatatgagcaaaataataaataaatggattggTGCTTATGAAAGCGCTAAGCGTATGCAAGGAAGCGGTTGGtcggaagatgatgttttgACAAAAGCGCAGGAATTGTTTGCAGGTGGGAAGAATATTCAATTTACTTTGAATGAAGAATGGCACGCTCTCCGTGATCAACCACGTTATGGTAGTCAGATGGGAGGAAATGTTGGGTCAGGGAGTAGTGGATCTAAGAGATCTCACGAGGACTCTGTAGGATCTAGTGCTCGTCCAATGGGTAGGGAGGcagctaaaaaaaaaggtaaaatgaaAAGCAAGGGCGAGACATTGGAGAAGGTGGAAAAGGAATGGGTTCAattcaaagaattaaaagagcaagagattgaacaattgaaagagttaaatttggtgaaacaacataaaaacaagtTGCTGCAAGAAAAGACTCaagctaaaaaaatgaaaatgtatctaAAGTTAAGGGACGAAGAGCATCTCGATGACCGGAAGAAGGAGCTGTTGGAGAAGTTGGAGCGTGAgctgtt harbors:
- the LOC112421327 gene encoding glutathione S-transferase T3-like — protein: MKYPSQTPPFNGSMPMENDNFHNVGATQYPEFSTQITPSGMAIADEVTPEDSTPKSKRSKEPAWNTQQNLVLISAWIKYGTSSVVGRNQRGETYWGKIAEYCNEYCSFDSPRDLVACRNRFNYMSKIINKWIGAYESAKRMQGSGWSEDDVLTKAQELFAGGKNIQFTLNEEWHALRDQPRYGSQMGGNVGSGSSGSKRSHEDSVGSSARPMGREAAKKKVNIISVV